A window of Clostridium sp. Marseille-P299 contains these coding sequences:
- a CDS encoding glycosyltransferase has translation MKGMEKENRKKRILHVLSSSSYSGAENVAITIIKEMKDKYNFCYTSSEGKIREVLSNQGIYYLPVSKMSISEIKRVVKKYNPDLIHAHDFRASIICSIFGNKIPIISHIHHYGNWMSKHGFYSLAYLISSARYCKIIAVSKTIKDKYIYQRLLTEKMKVISNPINISEIREKSIEYDPEKKYDIIYLGRLANEKDPTRFISLMERVVQIYPDIHIALIGEGYLYYECLNLIQKLNLSSNIELLGFIKNPYPILKKSKILCITSKTEGYGLVAVEALALGLPVVASNVGGLREIIDDMSGKLCESDNDFVSEIDKLLKDNLYYLKKSKLALRRAEELHNIEHYIEYLDELYRGKGR, from the coding sequence ATGAAGGGCATGGAGAAAGAAAATAGAAAAAAAAGAATTTTACATGTACTTAGTTCTTCATCTTATTCTGGAGCAGAAAATGTCGCTATCACAATTATTAAAGAGATGAAGGATAAATATAATTTTTGTTATACTTCTAGTGAAGGAAAGATTAGAGAAGTACTAAGCAATCAAGGGATATACTATCTACCTGTAAGTAAGATGTCAATCAGTGAAATTAAACGTGTAGTTAAAAAATATAATCCAGACCTGATTCACGCTCATGATTTTAGAGCTAGTATCATATGCTCTATTTTTGGAAATAAAATTCCTATTATTTCTCACATACATCACTATGGGAATTGGATGAGTAAACATGGATTTTACTCATTAGCTTATCTAATTTCAAGTGCACGTTATTGCAAAATTATTGCTGTTTCAAAAACCATAAAAGATAAGTATATTTATCAAAGGTTGTTAACAGAGAAAATGAAAGTTATATCAAACCCAATTAATATAAGTGAAATACGTGAAAAATCAATTGAATATGATCCAGAAAAAAAATATGATATTATTTATTTAGGTAGATTAGCTAATGAAAAAGATCCTACTCGATTTATTAGTTTAATGGAAAGAGTAGTTCAGATTTATCCTGATATACACATTGCATTAATAGGAGAAGGATATCTATACTATGAATGCTTAAATTTAATACAAAAACTAAATTTGAGTAGTAATATCGAATTACTTGGATTTATTAAGAATCCTTATCCTATATTAAAAAAATCAAAAATTCTTTGCATAACATCAAAAACTGAAGGGTATGGGCTTGTAGCGGTAGAAGCATTAGCACTTGGATTACCTGTTGTTGCATCAAATGTAGGGGGATTAAGGGAAATAATCGATGATATGAGTGGAAAGCTTTGTGAAAGCGATAATGATTTTGTATCAGAAATAGATAAGCTTTTAAAAGACAATTTATATTATCTTAAAAAATCTAAGTTGGCACTAAGAAGAGCAGAAGAATTGCATAATATTGAACATTACATTGAATATTTAGATGAATTGTATCGAGGAAAAGGAAGATGA
- a CDS encoding polysaccharide biosynthesis protein, whose product MQKLILDKQLIIRRIFLISLDICCIVAASIMGLLFRFDFIFWKVETIYLDHLWTYLPINVICTLLIFYIFRLYHSLWIFAGLNELENIISSCVISSILQMVGLLFFNLRMPRSYYIAYGMFLLAFITFTRFAYRALRLFLRKRIVSSSGKNVMIIGAGQAASVILKEIMASEHLDKTVKCIIDDAPEKQGMFIHGIKVVGNRYAIPEAAIKYGISEINIAMPSISSKEIKEIIEICRKTDCELKILPGIYQVMNGDVSVSKLRSVDVEDLLGRDPIEVDLESIMGYVTGKVVMVTGGGGSIGSELCRQLASYQPKQLIILDIYENNAYDIQQELHQKYPKLNMIVLIASVRNTKRVDEIFKTYHPDIVYHAAAHKHVPLMEDSPNEAVKNNVFGTFKVASAADKYGASKFVLISTDKAVNPTNIMGATKRICEMIIQTFNNRSTTEFVAVRFGNVLGSNGSVIPLFKKQIRAGGPVTVTHPDIIRYFMTIPEAVSLVLQAGAYAKGGEIFILDMGEPVKILDLATNLIRLSGYVPDEDIMIEFTGLRPGEKLYEELLMKEEGMQETENRLIHIGKPIEMDEERFLEQLKDLKEASNLEAEDIKQRVQEIVKTYAIKEDEVALQIAITKEEQ is encoded by the coding sequence ATGCAAAAATTAATTTTAGATAAACAATTAATTATTCGAAGAATTTTTCTGATTTCCTTAGATATTTGTTGTATTGTGGCAGCAAGTATTATGGGATTGCTTTTTCGTTTTGACTTTATTTTTTGGAAGGTAGAAACTATATATTTGGATCATTTATGGACTTACTTACCAATTAATGTGATTTGTACGTTGCTTATATTTTACATATTCAGACTTTATCATAGTCTTTGGATCTTTGCTGGTTTAAATGAATTGGAGAATATTATCTCTAGTTGTGTTATTTCATCTATACTTCAAATGGTTGGATTGTTATTTTTTAATCTGCGTATGCCAAGGAGCTACTATATTGCATATGGTATGTTCTTACTTGCGTTTATAACTTTTACAAGATTTGCATATCGTGCTTTGCGCTTATTCTTACGTAAAAGGATTGTAAGCTCGTCGGGAAAAAATGTGATGATAATTGGTGCAGGGCAGGCTGCTAGTGTAATTTTAAAGGAGATTATGGCTAGTGAGCACTTGGATAAAACTGTGAAATGTATAATTGATGATGCACCTGAAAAGCAAGGTATGTTTATACATGGTATAAAGGTAGTTGGTAATCGATATGCAATACCTGAAGCAGCCATAAAATATGGGATATCTGAAATTAATATTGCTATGCCTTCTATTTCAAGTAAAGAAATCAAGGAAATTATAGAGATATGCAGAAAAACAGACTGTGAGTTAAAAATTTTACCAGGAATTTACCAAGTTATGAATGGTGATGTAAGTGTTAGTAAACTTCGTAGCGTTGATGTAGAGGATTTACTAGGTAGAGATCCAATAGAAGTGGATTTAGAATCTATTATGGGATATGTTACTGGTAAAGTAGTTATGGTTACTGGTGGAGGTGGTTCTATTGGTAGTGAGTTGTGTAGGCAATTAGCAAGTTACCAACCCAAACAATTAATTATTCTAGATATTTATGAGAATAATGCATATGATATCCAACAAGAATTACATCAAAAATATCCTAAATTAAATATGATTGTACTTATAGCATCTGTTCGAAATACTAAAAGAGTCGATGAGATTTTTAAAACTTATCACCCTGATATTGTATATCATGCAGCAGCACATAAACATGTGCCACTGATGGAAGACAGTCCAAATGAAGCTGTAAAGAATAATGTTTTTGGAACTTTTAAAGTTGCTTCAGCAGCAGATAAATATGGTGCTTCTAAATTTGTTTTAATATCCACAGATAAAGCTGTTAATCCGACCAATATTATGGGAGCGACGAAACGAATTTGCGAGATGATTATTCAAACATTTAACAATCGTTCAACTACAGAATTTGTTGCCGTTAGATTTGGGAATGTGCTAGGGAGTAATGGGAGTGTAATACCTCTATTTAAGAAACAAATACGTGCTGGGGGTCCTGTTACAGTTACTCATCCTGATATAATCCGATATTTTATGACGATACCAGAGGCTGTATCATTGGTTCTTCAAGCTGGCGCTTATGCAAAAGGAGGAGAAATATTTATTCTTGATATGGGAGAGCCTGTTAAAATACTTGATTTAGCAACGAATTTAATTCGATTATCAGGATATGTACCAGATGAAGATATTATGATTGAATTTACTGGCCTTCGTCCTGGTGAGAAACTTTACGAGGAGCTTTTAATGAAAGAAGAAGGTATGCAAGAGACTGAAAATCGATTAATACATATAGGTAAACCAATTGAAATGGATGAAGAACGATTTTTAGAACAATTAAAAGACCTAAAAGAAGCAAGTAATCTAGAAGCGGAGGATATAAAGCAAAGGGTACAGGAAATTGTAAAAACTTATGCTATTAAAGAGGATGAGGTAGCTTTACAGATAGCTATCACTAAAGAAGAACAATAA
- a CDS encoding glycosyltransferase family 4 protein, whose protein sequence is MKKALLITTVSGFIPQFEMNNVKILQNKGYEVHYASNFNYPFYGSNNSKLEGTGIICHHIDFARSPFNLNKLLAACRQLKLLKKNINFDLVHCHTPLGGAIGRIVFPANKNRKVIYTAHGFHFYKGAPIQNWLIYYPVEKILSKFTDTIITINKEDYQRAKKFHSKVVKYIPGVGIDTSRFERVNIKQDKKRDEFDIPKDAKVILSVGEINKNKNHEIIIKAIADIKKTNIYYLVCGQGDLEPQLKKLIQEYGLEKRVKLLGYRNDVDEIYKISDIFAFPSYREGLSVALMEAMSFGLPCVVSNIRGNKDLIHQGKGGYLVHPDDVDGFIKAILELSTNEEKCKKMKSENIKNAKNYDLSKIAKKMEKIYF, encoded by the coding sequence ATGAAGAAGGCATTACTGATTACAACAGTTAGTGGGTTTATTCCACAATTTGAAATGAATAATGTAAAAATTCTTCAAAACAAAGGTTATGAAGTTCACTATGCAAGTAATTTTAATTATCCTTTTTATGGAAGTAATAATTCGAAATTAGAAGGTACTGGAATTATATGCCATCATATTGACTTTGCACGTTCTCCATTTAATTTAAATAAATTATTAGCTGCATGCAGACAGTTAAAATTGCTAAAAAAAAATATTAACTTTGATTTAGTGCATTGCCATACTCCTTTGGGAGGTGCTATAGGTAGGATTGTTTTCCCGGCAAATAAAAATAGAAAAGTAATCTATACAGCCCATGGTTTTCATTTTTATAAAGGGGCACCAATTCAAAATTGGTTAATATATTATCCTGTGGAAAAAATATTGTCTAAATTCACCGATACAATTATTACAATAAATAAAGAAGATTATCAACGAGCAAAAAAATTTCATTCTAAAGTAGTTAAGTATATACCTGGTGTAGGTATTGATACTTCAAGGTTTGAGCGTGTGAATATCAAACAAGATAAAAAAAGGGATGAATTTGATATCCCTAAAGACGCTAAGGTGATTTTATCTGTGGGTGAAATTAATAAGAATAAAAATCATGAAATAATAATAAAGGCAATTGCAGATATAAAAAAAACTAATATATATTACCTAGTATGTGGGCAAGGTGATTTAGAACCACAATTAAAGAAATTAATTCAAGAATATGGGCTTGAAAAAAGAGTTAAATTATTGGGATATCGTAATGATGTGGATGAAATCTATAAAATTTCTGATATATTTGCATTCCCATCTTATAGAGAAGGGTTATCAGTTGCTTTAATGGAAGCTATGAGTTTTGGATTACCATGTGTTGTTTCTAATATTAGAGGAAATAAAGATTTAATACATCAGGGAAAAGGTGGATATTTGGTTCATCCAGATGATGTAGATGGATTTATAAAAGCTATATTAGAATTAAGTACTAATGAAGAAAAATGTAAAAAAATGAAAAGTGAAAATATTAAGAATGCTAAAAATTATGATTTATCAAAGATAGCTAAGAAAATGGAAAAAATATATTTTTAA
- a CDS encoding NAD-dependent epimerase/dehydratase family protein, with amino-acid sequence MTIKHILITGENSYIGNSFLKYMNKYNEEHQNHEVCNIDFISVRDDRWRKKDFSKYDAILHVAGIVHQRSKNNMLNIYKKVNIDLTLEIAKKAKENGTKQFIFLSSMSVYGMKNGIITRDTIPTPNSYYGWSKLEAEIGLQKMEDENFRIAIVRPPMVYGRGCKGNYVKLSKFAKILPFFPEVSNQRSMIYIDNLCEFIRVLITKQKNGLFYPQNEEYVCTSEMCYLIARVKGKKMHQVRGISNIVIKFTEKNRFLNKIFGNLIYEHSMSILENTPYCVENFLNSIRKTEDINEEGITDYNS; translated from the coding sequence CTGACTATTAAACATATATTAATAACTGGTGAAAATAGTTATATTGGAAATAGCTTTCTTAAATATATGAATAAATATAATGAAGAACATCAAAATCATGAAGTGTGTAATATAGATTTTATATCAGTGCGAGATGATAGATGGAGGAAAAAGGATTTCTCTAAGTATGATGCAATTCTTCATGTTGCTGGGATAGTTCACCAAAGGTCTAAGAATAATATGCTTAATATATATAAAAAAGTCAACATAGATCTTACACTTGAAATTGCAAAAAAGGCAAAAGAAAATGGTACTAAGCAATTTATCTTTCTTAGTTCAATGAGTGTATATGGAATGAAAAATGGTATTATCACTAGGGATACTATTCCTACACCGAATTCATATTATGGTTGGAGTAAATTAGAGGCAGAGATAGGTTTACAGAAAATGGAAGATGAAAATTTCCGTATAGCAATAGTAAGACCACCCATGGTATATGGTAGAGGTTGCAAAGGAAATTATGTAAAGTTATCTAAATTCGCCAAGATACTACCTTTTTTTCCAGAAGTTTCAAATCAAAGAAGTATGATATATATAGACAATTTGTGCGAGTTTATAAGAGTTCTAATTACTAAACAGAAAAATGGTCTTTTTTATCCTCAAAACGAGGAATACGTATGTACAAGTGAAATGTGTTATTTGATTGCAAGAGTAAAGGGAAAAAAGATGCATCAAGTTCGTGGTATTTCAAATATTGTTATTAAGTTTACAGAAAAAAATAGGTTTCTAAATAAGATATTTGGAAATTTAATATATGAACACAGTATGTCTATTTTAGAGAATACACCTTATTGTGTTGAGAATTTTTTAAACTCAATAAGAAAGACGGAGGATATAAATGAAGAAGGCATTACTGATTACAACAGTTAG
- a CDS encoding MFS transporter produces the protein MSHMMFITSYMIGKMRRIYFMAIPETKQDFKKSRVCYTVSDTAAQTIAQLSGGTFLATLMAYIGVSDANIGVITSLASLAALSQLFAMSYIRRLKKCKLFVCLTALQRILLSFLYFIPFLPINTSMKIALLVVCYFIAQIFVQIGIPATQDWLASLVPSRLRGRYLSIKDSVAVCVVASTMLIAGVVLDYWKKSNLLVAFSILGAIIFILVVINVVGFSLMKEPKVSYLNKDGKEMHGALAKRAKKEIIYDKPESLVKEFKIAFGARKFRLVFALNCLYMTSLYIANPFNASYQIKELNLPYTYIMVVGFLANILRISITPKVGKLGDKYGMARVLKYALCALGMYYLIMAFTVPGNARIMTVIGTLFSAVGWSFIGIGLFGVQLDFLSREHRMSQLTILLSISGAYGFLVSWVGGRILDVIQGLELTIGGVPIYAQQVLNIFGVCMIGVTVCFIKFVVQKEKVEVNRVDGKV, from the coding sequence ATGAGTCATATGATGTTCATAACAAGTTACATGATTGGGAAAATGCGACGAATTTACTTTATGGCAATTCCAGAAACGAAACAGGATTTTAAGAAAAGTAGGGTATGTTATACTGTAAGTGACACAGCAGCACAAACAATTGCACAATTGTCAGGGGGAACGTTTTTAGCTACGCTTATGGCGTATATTGGTGTTAGTGATGCGAATATTGGAGTTATTACATCATTAGCAAGTTTGGCAGCGTTATCACAGCTTTTTGCTATGAGTTATATAAGGAGGCTTAAAAAGTGCAAATTATTTGTCTGCTTAACAGCGTTACAAAGAATTTTGCTTTCATTTCTTTATTTTATACCATTTTTACCGATTAACACATCGATGAAAATAGCTTTGCTTGTTGTATGTTATTTTATAGCACAGATATTTGTTCAAATAGGGATACCTGCAACGCAAGATTGGCTTGCTAGCCTTGTACCAAGTAGATTAAGGGGAAGATACTTATCAATCAAAGATTCTGTTGCGGTTTGTGTGGTTGCAAGCACTATGCTTATAGCTGGTGTTGTACTGGATTATTGGAAGAAAAGCAATTTATTGGTTGCATTTTCTATTCTTGGCGCTATTATCTTTATTTTAGTAGTGATTAATGTGGTCGGTTTTTCTCTTATGAAAGAGCCTAAAGTATCCTATCTAAATAAAGATGGGAAGGAAATGCATGGAGCTTTAGCAAAAAGAGCGAAGAAAGAGATTATATATGATAAGCCAGAAAGCTTGGTAAAAGAATTTAAAATTGCTTTTGGGGCCAGAAAATTTCGACTTGTATTTGCTTTGAACTGCTTATATATGACTTCCTTATACATTGCAAATCCTTTTAATGCTAGTTATCAAATTAAGGAATTGAACTTGCCATATACTTATATAATGGTGGTTGGATTTTTAGCAAATATTTTAAGAATTAGTATCACACCTAAAGTAGGGAAGCTTGGAGATAAATATGGCATGGCTAGAGTCTTAAAGTATGCATTGTGTGCTCTTGGAATGTATTATTTGATTATGGCATTTACCGTGCCGGGGAATGCACGTATTATGACGGTTATTGGAACTTTGTTCTCTGCTGTAGGGTGGTCTTTTATTGGCATTGGACTATTTGGTGTGCAACTTGATTTTCTAAGCCGTGAGCATAGAATGTCGCAACTTACGATACTGCTTTCTATTTCCGGGGCGTATGGATTTTTGGTGTCGTGGGTTGGTGGAAGGATTTTGGATGTGATACAGGGGCTAGAGCTTACTATTGGTGGGGTACCAATTTATGCGCAGCAGGTGCTTAATATTTTTGGGGTTTGTATGATTGGTGTTACGGTTTGCTTTATTAAGTTTGTTGTGCAGAAGGAGAAGGTTGAAGTTAATCGGGTAGATGGGAAGGTGTAG
- a CDS encoding glycoside hydrolase family 127 protein yields MGSKGELHDVYTESINMDSMKFKVSESISLRKIKIKDSFWTDKIDLVRNVVIPYQWEVLNDRVNDAAPSHAIKNLKIAAGLIEGEFYGFFFQDTDLAKWLEAVAYTLSTHPDAQLEKLADDAIELVGLAQQEDGYLNSYFTTKAKGKRWTNLEECHELYTAGHFIEAGVAYYEATGKKQLLQIVCKLADYIDTVFGEEPEKLHGYDGHQEIELALIRLYEVTKNEKYAKLGKYFIDERGKDPYYFTGEWEKRDCISAWSNQKIDSPENRRKYLQAHLPVRLQKEATGHAVRVVYMLTGMADVARVYGEKELYKACKTLWDNIVSKQMYITGGIGSTHAGEAFTFDYDLPNDMVYAETCASIGLIVFAQRMLQMELNSCYADVIERALFNIIIGSMSDDGKHYFYVNPLEVWPEACEKNPDKHHVKPVRQAWFGCACCPPNLARLLSSLGKYIYTYNEETLFVHQFISSEVETTFDDQLVRLKQESNYPWEGNIHFTVEMEEKVAKMFTIAIRIPNWCRKASLMIDGEEILLNDTIKNGYARITYEWKNGSQILLNLDMPIEMMKANPKVRANAGKVAIQRGPVVYCLEEVDNGENLSALRICGDGKFKLIDDTDLFGGAKSILIEGEREVDETWGDALYQSVGCDNVVTDDVVLMGVVTCKGAPGNEGDGVACNDVPGNESDNVACGDVAHGSVAYDGDVCEEDRYDGIVGSDIAWCNKEPLQNLNSFAGENKNIREKVQIKAIPYFMWGNRTPGEMQVWIRYND; encoded by the coding sequence ATGGGAAGTAAAGGGGAATTACACGATGTTTATACTGAATCAATAAATATGGATTCTATGAAATTCAAAGTTTCAGAATCCATATCTTTAAGGAAAATTAAAATTAAAGATTCATTCTGGACAGATAAGATTGATCTTGTACGTAATGTAGTTATTCCTTATCAATGGGAAGTTTTAAATGACCGTGTGAATGATGCTGCACCAAGTCATGCGATTAAAAATTTAAAGATTGCTGCAGGTCTTATCGAGGGAGAGTTTTATGGGTTCTTTTTTCAAGATACGGATTTGGCAAAGTGGCTTGAGGCTGTTGCGTATACTCTTTCTACACACCCAGATGCTCAGTTAGAGAAATTAGCAGATGATGCAATTGAACTGGTAGGTCTAGCACAACAAGAAGATGGATATTTAAATTCGTACTTTACTACGAAAGCTAAGGGAAAACGATGGACGAATTTAGAAGAATGTCATGAACTATATACGGCGGGGCACTTTATTGAAGCAGGGGTTGCATATTATGAAGCTACTGGTAAGAAGCAATTATTGCAAATAGTTTGTAAACTTGCAGATTACATTGATACTGTTTTTGGAGAAGAGCCAGAAAAACTTCATGGGTATGATGGTCATCAAGAAATTGAGTTAGCATTGATACGTTTATATGAGGTTACAAAAAATGAAAAATATGCAAAGTTAGGTAAGTATTTTATTGATGAGCGTGGAAAGGATCCATATTATTTTACAGGGGAGTGGGAAAAAAGAGATTGCATTTCTGCTTGGAGCAATCAAAAGATAGATTCCCCTGAGAATCGTAGGAAATATTTACAAGCACATTTACCAGTTCGGCTACAAAAGGAGGCTACTGGTCATGCAGTTCGTGTTGTTTACATGTTAACAGGAATGGCTGATGTAGCTAGAGTGTATGGTGAGAAAGAGTTATATAAAGCTTGCAAAACTTTATGGGATAATATTGTTTCAAAACAGATGTATATCACGGGTGGAATCGGCTCAACCCATGCAGGGGAGGCATTTACATTTGACTATGATCTTCCAAATGATATGGTGTATGCCGAAACATGCGCCTCCATTGGGTTAATTGTATTTGCCCAGAGAATGCTTCAGATGGAACTAAATAGTTGTTATGCTGATGTTATTGAAAGAGCTTTGTTTAATATTATTATTGGTTCGATGTCAGATGATGGTAAACATTATTTTTATGTAAATCCTCTAGAAGTTTGGCCAGAAGCTTGTGAGAAAAACCCAGATAAGCATCATGTGAAACCAGTTCGGCAAGCATGGTTTGGTTGCGCTTGTTGTCCTCCAAACTTAGCTAGGTTATTGAGTTCTCTTGGCAAGTATATTTATACATATAATGAAGAAACTCTTTTTGTTCATCAATTCATTAGTAGTGAAGTTGAAACTACCTTTGACGATCAGCTTGTACGATTAAAACAAGAATCAAATTATCCTTGGGAAGGGAATATTCATTTTACAGTAGAAATGGAGGAAAAGGTAGCTAAAATGTTTACCATTGCTATTCGTATTCCAAATTGGTGTAGAAAAGCAAGTTTGATGATAGATGGTGAAGAGATTCTTTTAAACGATACAATAAAAAATGGATATGCAAGGATTACTTATGAATGGAAAAATGGGAGTCAAATTTTATTAAATCTTGATATGCCAATTGAGATGATGAAAGCAAATCCCAAAGTACGTGCCAATGCTGGAAAAGTTGCTATTCAACGTGGTCCTGTTGTTTATTGTTTGGAAGAGGTTGATAATGGTGAAAATTTATCAGCTTTAAGGATTTGTGGGGATGGAAAGTTTAAACTTATAGATGATACGGATTTATTTGGTGGTGCAAAGTCTATTCTTATTGAGGGAGAGAGAGAAGTGGATGAGACTTGGGGAGATGCTTTGTATCAGAGTGTAGGGTGTGATAATGTTGTGACAGATGATGTTGTTTTGATGGGTGTTGTTACATGTAAGGGTGCTCCAGGCAATGAGGGTGATGGTGTTGCATGTAATGATGTACCAGGTAATGAGAGCGATAATGTTGCATGCGGTGATGTTGCACATGGTAGTGTTGCATATGATGGCGACGTTTGTGAAGAGGATAGATACGATGGTATTGTAGGTAGTGACATTGCATGGTGTAATAAAGAACCACTACAAAATCTAAATTCATTCGCAGGTGAAAATAAAAATATTAGGGAAAAAGTTCAGATAAAAGCGATACCTTATTTTATGTGGGGAAATAGAACTCCTGGTGAAATGCAAGTTTGGATTAGATACAATGATTAA
- a CDS encoding AraC family transcriptional regulator, producing the protein MIFYEFNLEHPINYALTGKFKAPYEHWMHDDMPLNDYELFVVTSGTLYISYNLKKHAVSEGEMLLLPPVPEPNNRRKGFHPSGCSFYWLHFSCNHDLKIRSMPENTNEDTKVSPITKYITIPATAKLPSPDKVIVFMKQLQDCIRSNYNDIARNYMTSMILCEIHNQFHTISNMNLQTKKTQSQMYHDIVDYVVDRISKNIKVSEIATEFGYNEKYISHLFFTISGMTLKQFILKTKMDNANFLLTDTNKSINEIALSLGYSDSHNFMKAYKKIIGLTPSEYRNAFSKRLLFDK; encoded by the coding sequence ATGATATTTTATGAATTTAACTTAGAACATCCAATTAATTACGCACTCACAGGAAAATTTAAAGCACCATATGAGCACTGGATGCATGATGATATGCCCCTAAATGATTACGAATTATTTGTAGTTACTAGTGGAACTTTATATATTTCATATAATCTTAAAAAGCATGCCGTAAGTGAGGGTGAAATGTTATTACTTCCCCCAGTACCTGAACCAAACAATCGAAGAAAAGGATTTCATCCATCTGGTTGTTCTTTTTATTGGCTCCATTTTTCTTGCAATCATGATCTTAAAATACGAAGTATGCCAGAGAACACGAATGAGGACACTAAAGTTTCACCAATCACTAAGTACATAACCATACCTGCAACGGCGAAACTCCCCTCTCCCGACAAAGTCATCGTCTTTATGAAGCAACTGCAAGATTGCATTCGTTCAAATTACAATGATATTGCAAGGAATTACATGACAAGTATGATTTTATGTGAAATACATAATCAGTTTCATACAATAAGTAATATGAATTTACAAACAAAAAAAACGCAGTCACAGATGTATCACGACATCGTTGACTACGTTGTAGATCGCATTTCAAAGAATATTAAAGTCTCTGAAATAGCCACTGAATTTGGTTATAACGAAAAGTATATATCGCATTTATTTTTTACCATATCTGGAATGACATTAAAGCAATTTATATTAAAAACAAAAATGGACAATGCCAATTTTCTTTTAACCGATACGAATAAGTCCATCAATGAAATAGCGCTATCCCTAGGTTATAGTGATAGTCACAATTTCATGAAAGCTTATAAAAAAATTATTGGATTAACTCCTTCTGAGTACAGAAACGCTTTTTCAAAACGATTACTTTTTGATAAATAA
- a CDS encoding rhodanese-like domain-containing protein produces the protein MNNNKITFKSITAAEAKKMMDSDKEIRILDVRTRDEYLDGHIEHAMLLPVADVELEAEDVLPDKDQTVLVYCRSGVKSRIASQQLAELGYSNVYEFGGILNWPYEVVKE, from the coding sequence TTGAATAATAATAAAATAACATTTAAATCAATTACAGCAGCAGAAGCTAAGAAAATGATGGATTCTGATAAGGAAATAAGAATACTTGACGTAAGAACCAGAGATGAATATTTGGATGGTCATATTGAACATGCAATGTTGCTTCCAGTTGCAGATGTAGAACTGGAAGCAGAAGATGTTTTACCAGATAAAGATCAGACAGTACTTGTATATTGTAGAAGTGGAGTGAAAAGTAGGATTGCAAGTCAACAATTGGCGGAATTAGGATATAGCAATGTGTATGAATTTGGTGGTATTTTAAATTGGCCATATGAGGTTGTTAAAGAGTAG